One window from the genome of Paenibacillus azoreducens encodes:
- a CDS encoding alpha/beta fold hydrolase, with protein sequence MDLYYEVQGNGKPVVLLHSGGADIRDWTFTAPLLAQNYKVIAFDGRGAGKSPSPVEPANYVADLLALLDHLEIDKAVLVGHSMGGRISIDFALEHPERVSELVLIGPSLSGFALSHEFEEWMRMINAAFPDIEKVIELSFDAPSYRIVKSSPHWELMLQMFRHHLKKTTEWATFESVWPNPPAIERLEDMSVKTMLIIGSEELPDNIRAAECLRKIPDLRYVTMAGADHMLTLTHPDELYRHIIDFLEESSHAANARGK encoded by the coding sequence ATGGATTTGTATTACGAAGTTCAAGGAAATGGAAAACCTGTAGTTCTCCTGCACAGCGGCGGCGCGGATATACGGGACTGGACGTTTACTGCTCCACTTTTAGCCCAAAACTATAAAGTCATCGCGTTTGACGGACGCGGCGCCGGAAAATCACCTTCCCCTGTTGAACCGGCAAACTATGTTGCCGACTTGCTTGCTTTGCTGGATCATTTGGAAATCGATAAGGCTGTGCTCGTAGGACATTCCATGGGCGGCAGAATTTCAATCGATTTCGCGTTGGAACACCCGGAAAGGGTATCCGAACTTGTGCTAATTGGACCGTCTTTATCAGGTTTCGCCTTGTCTCATGAGTTTGAAGAATGGATGCGGATGATCAATGCCGCTTTTCCCGATATCGAAAAGGTCATTGAACTTTCCTTTGACGCTCCGTCATACCGCATCGTAAAGTCCAGCCCGCATTGGGAACTCATGCTTCAGATGTTCCGGCATCATTTAAAGAAAACGACGGAATGGGCGACATTCGAATCGGTTTGGCCCAATCCTCCCGCGATCGAAAGGCTGGAAGACATGTCGGTGAAAACCATGCTAATCATCGGTTCGGAAGAACTGCCTGATAACATACGTGCGGCCGAATGCCTTCGGAAAATCCCCGATCTTCGTTATGTCACAATGGCCGGTGCGGATCACATGCTTACGCTAACCCATCCTGACGAACTGTATCGCCATATCATCGATTTTTTGGAGGAAAGCAGCCATGCCGCGAACGCAAGAGGAAAATGA
- a CDS encoding hydrolase: protein MESNLTKEREQLKAEKTALVVIDLQNGIVHGQRAPYTGEEVVRSASKLVDAFTEKGAFVVFVKVSTVDGKDMLKPATDINVSQPQFPQGWDRIVPELADTPQAHMVTKRQWGAFFGTDLDLQLRRRGVDTIVLCGISTSVGVDTTAREAYQHGYHQVFVEDAMTASTKEEHDYVCKYIFPKIGKIRTSEEVVAALK from the coding sequence ATGGAATCTAACTTGACAAAAGAAAGGGAACAATTGAAAGCGGAAAAAACGGCGTTGGTGGTGATCGACCTGCAAAACGGGATTGTGCACGGGCAGCGGGCTCCATATACGGGAGAAGAGGTAGTGCGCAGCGCAAGCAAATTGGTGGACGCATTTACGGAAAAGGGCGCGTTTGTCGTTTTCGTGAAAGTCTCGACCGTTGACGGAAAAGATATGCTAAAACCAGCAACGGATATAAATGTAAGCCAGCCGCAATTCCCGCAAGGTTGGGATCGGATTGTGCCCGAATTAGCTGATACTCCACAAGCGCATATGGTTACGAAACGGCAGTGGGGGGCATTTTTCGGCACGGACCTGGACCTGCAGCTGCGCCGCCGCGGCGTTGACACGATCGTGTTATGCGGGATTTCGACGTCTGTCGGCGTGGATACGACGGCAAGAGAAGCTTATCAGCATGGATACCACCAGGTGTTTGTGGAAGATGCGATGACGGCTTCAACGAAGGAAGAACATGATTATGTATGCAAATATATTTTTCCGAAGATCGGTAAAATCCGGACCAGCGAAGAAGTGGTCGCGGCTTTGAAATAA
- the pruA gene encoding L-glutamate gamma-semialdehyde dehydrogenase yields MRAEFKNEVFVDFKDERNNAEFEAALKKVEAELGKEYPLIIGGEKITTDRKAASINPANKTQTIGIVSQADIPLAEKAIQVAAATFETWKRTDPGERARYLYRAAAILRRRKHEFSALMTLEAGKTRVEADVETAEAIDFLEFYGREMQRLSLPQPLTVSQEEENELYYIPLGVGVVIPPWNFPLAIMAGMTTAALVTGNTVVLKPASTTPVIAAKFMALLEEVGLPAGVVNFLPGPGGQVGDYLVDHPLTRFISFTGSRDVGLRINERAAKTHPGQKWIKRVIAEMGGKDAIVVDNEADLELAADMITTSAFGFSGQKCSACSRAIIHEDVYDSVLEKVVERASKLIMSNPAEAGANLGPVIDEKAYAKILEYIEIGKQEGRLVLGGGTGDSNGYFIEPTIFADVESTARISQEEIFGPVVAFTKAKSFDEALEFANSTDYGLTGAVISRNGAHLEQARREFHVGNLYFNRKCTGALVGTHPFGGFNMSGTDSKAGGRDYLLLFTQAKLVSDRF; encoded by the coding sequence ATGAGAGCAGAATTCAAAAACGAGGTATTCGTTGATTTCAAGGACGAACGAAATAATGCGGAATTTGAGGCAGCGCTGAAGAAGGTGGAGGCCGAGCTTGGCAAGGAATATCCGCTTATTATTGGCGGCGAGAAAATTACGACCGACCGCAAAGCAGCTTCAATAAATCCGGCTAACAAAACGCAAACGATCGGCATTGTGTCCCAGGCCGATATACCGCTTGCGGAAAAAGCGATTCAAGTTGCCGCAGCGACCTTCGAAACGTGGAAGCGCACCGATCCGGGCGAACGCGCGCGTTATTTATACAGAGCCGCTGCAATCCTGCGCCGGCGCAAACATGAATTTTCTGCTTTGATGACGCTTGAAGCCGGTAAAACGAGGGTGGAAGCCGATGTCGAAACGGCTGAAGCGATCGACTTCCTCGAATTTTATGGACGCGAAATGCAGCGCCTCAGCCTGCCGCAGCCTTTAACGGTAAGCCAGGAGGAGGAAAATGAGCTGTATTATATTCCGCTCGGCGTTGGTGTCGTCATTCCTCCTTGGAACTTCCCGCTGGCCATTATGGCAGGCATGACCACGGCGGCACTTGTCACAGGCAATACGGTCGTTCTTAAACCGGCAAGCACAACGCCTGTCATCGCGGCGAAATTTATGGCTTTGCTCGAAGAAGTGGGATTGCCTGCAGGCGTTGTCAACTTTTTACCGGGTCCGGGCGGGCAGGTCGGCGATTATCTTGTGGATCATCCTCTCACCCGATTCATCAGCTTTACGGGCTCCCGGGATGTCGGTCTGCGCATCAACGAACGGGCGGCCAAAACGCATCCGGGGCAAAAATGGATCAAACGCGTCATCGCCGAAATGGGCGGCAAGGATGCGATTGTCGTCGACAACGAAGCCGATCTCGAACTGGCAGCGGATATGATCACGACATCCGCTTTCGGATTTTCCGGGCAGAAATGTTCGGCATGTTCCCGCGCGATCATTCATGAGGATGTTTATGATTCTGTTCTGGAAAAGGTCGTGGAGCGCGCAAGCAAGCTAATCATGAGCAATCCGGCTGAAGCTGGAGCGAACCTCGGACCGGTCATCGACGAGAAAGCATATGCTAAGATTCTGGAGTACATTGAAATCGGCAAGCAGGAAGGGCGATTGGTACTCGGCGGAGGCACAGGGGATTCAAACGGTTACTTCATTGAACCAACCATTTTTGCGGATGTGGAATCGACGGCCCGAATTTCCCAGGAAGAGATTTTTGGCCCTGTCGTGGCGTTCACGAAGGCCAAATCTTTCGATGAAGCGCTGGAATTTGCCAACAGCACCGATTATGGTTTGACCGGAGCCGTGATTTCCCGGAATGGGGCTCATCTGGAGCAAGCCAGACGCGAATTCCATGTGGGCAATCTTTACTTTAACCGCAAATGTACGGGTGCGCTGGTCGGAACTCATCCATTCGGCGGCTTCAATATGTCGGGTACGGATTCAAAAGCCGGCGGCCGCGATTATTTGCTGCTGTTTACGCAAGCGAAGCTTGTTTCCGACCGTTTCTAA
- a CDS encoding alpha/beta fold hydrolase: MKNKSEKPIWIEEYVPIGGIEQYLFHSGTSSDNPVLLYLHGGPGSVECLFAHLFQDEIEKIFTIVHWDQRGAGKTLMKNKDKYPTIDLMLQDLFEVIRYLKQKYKKQKIVLLGRSWGSVLGMTFIKRFPNEVAYFIGVAQVISMLENERVGYGKLKELILQVGDRKSLHKLEAIGEYPGEKLVIDNHFLKKCGKIRKLQGKYHLAGKKDLPIMFKVIKSPIFKWSDITALMKGLKANRNVLETFLAGFDLFAEPADYQVPVYFILGDQDWQAPYVIAEKYFGKIQAPRKQLFLLPGAGHRIMLDQTELFTSALSAIRNREENEELKGI, from the coding sequence ATGAAAAATAAATCCGAAAAGCCGATTTGGATCGAAGAATATGTCCCTATAGGCGGTATCGAGCAATATCTGTTTCATTCAGGCACAAGTTCCGACAATCCGGTGCTGCTGTATTTGCATGGCGGTCCCGGCAGCGTTGAATGTTTATTTGCCCATCTTTTTCAGGATGAAATAGAGAAGATTTTTACCATCGTGCATTGGGACCAGCGCGGCGCCGGAAAAACGCTGATGAAAAATAAAGACAAGTATCCGACCATTGATTTGATGCTGCAGGATTTATTTGAGGTGATCCGGTATTTGAAGCAAAAATACAAAAAACAAAAAATCGTTTTGCTGGGCCGTTCCTGGGGAAGCGTGCTGGGGATGACATTTATCAAGCGATTCCCGAATGAGGTTGCTTATTTTATCGGCGTGGCGCAGGTCATTTCCATGCTTGAAAACGAGCGTGTTGGTTATGGCAAACTGAAAGAACTGATCCTTCAGGTTGGCGACCGGAAATCCTTGCATAAACTGGAGGCGATCGGCGAATACCCGGGAGAAAAATTAGTCATCGACAACCACTTTTTGAAAAAATGCGGTAAAATCCGCAAACTCCAAGGCAAATATCATTTGGCTGGCAAAAAGGATCTGCCGATCATGTTCAAAGTGATCAAAAGCCCTATTTTTAAATGGTCCGACATCACGGCTCTCATGAAGGGATTAAAGGCCAACCGCAATGTGCTGGAAACTTTTTTGGCTGGCTTCGATTTGTTTGCGGAACCGGCAGATTATCAAGTACCCGTTTACTTTATTTTAGGAGACCAAGACTGGCAAGCTCCTTATGTGATCGCCGAGAAATATTTCGGCAAAATCCAGGCTCCGCGCAAACAATTGTTTTTGCTTCCGGGAGCCGGACATCGCATTATGCTTGACCAAACGGAGTTGTTTACGAGTGCGCTTTCGGCAATTCGGAATAGGGAAGAAAATGAGGAGCTAAAAGGTATATGA
- a CDS encoding lyase family protein, with amino-acid sequence MIRIEQDILGARVLPAHAYYGIQTLRTVENCPRAAVPVHIELIMGVAIIKKAAAKAHLDLGTLPERIGNRIVKAADEVMIGKHAEDFIVNICQDITGDALNMNMNEVLANRALEFMLEDKGNYSLIDPIRHVNLDQTADGVISSALRIAAHRLSQTLIRSIDQLIGCLLAQYKRADPPAEPENLQLGTPAWLGGQYADSARCLQDDLKRLIAAASLLPADFLGAEHIVPAPNASAEFTAKIGTYLLEITQISDYDYGFNDGINTVKSSDMFVQLSSALKHCAMSLSKLCSDIRLAVSQQTAPSKPDLNTNTELRAAEALQQIAFQAVGLDHSLFLAAETGMVDRNAVPPLIVHNLLESLKLLNTGIESFTLSLTEKTDSVYQLPAI; translated from the coding sequence ATGATCAGAATCGAGCAAGACATTCTAGGGGCGCGCGTGCTGCCCGCCCATGCTTATTACGGCATTCAAACGCTGCGGACCGTCGAAAACTGTCCCCGTGCCGCCGTGCCAGTTCACATTGAGTTAATTATGGGTGTGGCCATCATAAAAAAAGCTGCCGCAAAAGCCCATCTTGATCTGGGCACGCTGCCGGAGCGGATCGGCAATCGGATCGTCAAAGCCGCGGATGAGGTGATGATTGGAAAACATGCGGAAGACTTTATCGTGAATATATGTCAGGATATTACAGGCGACGCTCTTAACATGAATATGAACGAAGTTCTTGCCAACCGCGCGCTTGAGTTTATGCTTGAGGATAAAGGAAATTATTCATTGATTGACCCTATCCGCCATGTCAATTTGGATCAGACGGCAGATGGCGTGATTTCTTCGGCTCTCCGCATCGCCGCCCATCGATTGTCCCAAACCTTGATCCGGTCCATTGATCAGCTGATCGGCTGTTTACTCGCCCAATACAAGCGAGCCGATCCGCCTGCAGAGCCGGAAAACCTGCAGTTGGGAACACCGGCATGGCTTGGCGGCCAATATGCGGATTCCGCGCGTTGCCTGCAAGATGACTTGAAACGGCTCATCGCGGCCGCTTCGCTGCTTCCAGCTGATTTTCTGGGTGCTGAGCATATTGTGCCCGCGCCGAATGCGAGTGCGGAGTTTACGGCAAAAATCGGAACGTATTTGCTGGAGATAACGCAAATCAGCGATTATGATTATGGCTTTAACGATGGCATAAATACAGTTAAGAGCAGCGATATGTTTGTCCAGCTCTCTTCCGCGCTCAAACATTGTGCCATGAGCCTGTCGAAATTATGCAGCGATATCCGCCTCGCCGTGTCGCAGCAAACCGCTCCAAGCAAACCGGATTTGAATACAAACACGGAACTTAGAGCCGCTGAAGCTTTGCAGCAAATCGCATTTCAGGCAGTCGGTTTGGACCATAGCCTTTTTCTGGCTGCGGAAACCGGAATGGTTGACCGAAATGCCGTTCCGCCGCTTATCGTCCATAACCTGCTTGAATCCTTGAAATTACTGAACACGGGCATCGAATCTTTTACGCTCTCGCTCACGGAAAAGACGGACTCAGTATATCAACTACCGGCCATATAA
- a CDS encoding multidrug efflux MFS transporter produces MPIWKRNLIVCWFGMFVTGVGMSQIAPILPLYIKQLGVNNPSSIAQFSGIAFGITYIISAIFSPIWGQAADKYGRKPMLLRASLGMAVVVGCMGFAHNVYVLIGLRILQGTITGYSTACTTLIATQTDKEHAGMALGTLSTANIAGSLLGPMIGGFVAEHWGLRDSFFITGALLFIAFIATLLFVQESFVREHKQAAGIKEIWRSIPEKSLTISMFVTFFVLTVALYSVEPIITVYITQLSGHTGHIALLAGITFSASGLANILAAPGLGKLSDKIGAQKVILAALIAAGVVFIPQAFVQNPWQLMVLRFLFGLAAAGLIPSVNILVKKITPSELTGRIFGFNMSAGYLGAFAGALLGGQVAAWFGMKYVFFITSALLLANAAWVYFTVYKKLNSSAAIGSLGKIKLINGREEDGI; encoded by the coding sequence ATGCCGATTTGGAAAAGAAATTTGATCGTTTGCTGGTTCGGGATGTTTGTCACCGGCGTGGGCATGAGTCAAATCGCGCCCATTTTGCCGCTTTATATCAAGCAGCTCGGAGTAAATAATCCATCGTCCATAGCCCAATTTTCCGGCATTGCCTTTGGCATTACCTACATTATTTCGGCCATTTTTTCGCCCATTTGGGGACAGGCTGCCGATAAGTACGGACGCAAACCGATGCTGCTGCGGGCAAGCCTCGGGATGGCGGTTGTCGTGGGCTGCATGGGATTTGCACACAATGTATACGTGTTGATCGGACTCCGGATCTTGCAGGGGACCATTACGGGTTACAGCACCGCGTGCACGACATTGATCGCCACCCAGACGGACAAGGAACATGCGGGAATGGCACTGGGCACGCTGTCAACGGCGAATATTGCCGGCTCATTGCTTGGTCCGATGATCGGCGGTTTTGTGGCTGAGCATTGGGGCCTGAGAGATTCATTTTTTATTACCGGCGCGCTTTTGTTTATTGCTTTTATAGCAACGCTTTTGTTCGTCCAAGAATCCTTTGTGCGCGAACACAAACAGGCGGCGGGCATTAAGGAAATATGGCGCAGCATCCCCGAAAAAAGCTTGACCATAAGCATGTTCGTGACTTTTTTCGTACTTACTGTGGCACTCTATTCGGTAGAACCCATCATTACGGTCTATATTACCCAACTGTCCGGCCATACCGGTCATATTGCGTTGCTGGCGGGAATCACCTTCTCCGCATCGGGGCTTGCCAATATTTTGGCCGCACCCGGACTCGGAAAGCTTTCTGACAAAATCGGAGCGCAAAAGGTAATTTTAGCTGCTCTCATAGCGGCAGGCGTAGTTTTCATTCCGCAGGCTTTTGTGCAAAACCCATGGCAGCTTATGGTACTGCGCTTCTTGTTTGGACTCGCGGCGGCAGGTCTGATTCCCTCCGTCAATATTCTGGTCAAAAAAATTACGCCGTCTGAGTTGACAGGCAGAATATTCGGTTTCAATATGTCGGCCGGGTATTTGGGCGCCTTTGCAGGCGCGCTGCTGGGCGGTCAGGTGGCGGCGTGGTTCGGTATGAAATATGTGTTTTTCATTACCAGCGCTTTGCTGTTGGCAAACGCGGCATGGGTTTATTTCACGGTGTATAAAAAGCTAAACAGCAGCGCAGCGATAGGGTCCTTGGGCAAAATTAAACTAATCAATGGGAGAGAAGAAGATGGAATCTAA
- a CDS encoding MarR family winged helix-turn-helix transcriptional regulator produces MDILREIFLMQQTYATLFSLTNKLQIHGDEYLERLTARQFMAMTAIGHLPENETTLNNIARKLGTSKQSAKQLITIIEKKGYVMIVPSPQDKRAVNVKITDAGKKVLLESAEKGLFFLEEVFKHFTPEEMESLWNLLKKLYQYDGEEQDGFEEESRVEIGEGYSETQTRVLKEFETRRQARQKERTTDEK; encoded by the coding sequence ATGGATATCCTAAGAGAGATCTTTTTAATGCAGCAAACATACGCCACCCTTTTTTCATTGACCAACAAACTTCAAATCCATGGCGATGAATACCTTGAACGCTTAACAGCAAGGCAGTTTATGGCCATGACGGCCATTGGGCATTTGCCCGAAAATGAAACCACGCTCAACAATATCGCGAGAAAGCTGGGTACCAGCAAGCAAAGCGCGAAACAGCTGATCACCATTATCGAAAAAAAAGGCTATGTCATGATCGTTCCAAGTCCGCAGGATAAACGTGCGGTGAATGTAAAAATCACGGATGCCGGAAAAAAGGTTTTGCTGGAGTCTGCCGAAAAAGGACTGTTCTTTTTAGAAGAGGTATTCAAACATTTTACGCCGGAAGAAATGGAATCCTTATGGAATCTGCTAAAAAAACTATATCAATATGACGGCGAAGAGCAGGACGGTTTTGAAGAGGAAAGCCGGGTTGAAATTGGTGAAGGTTACAGCGAAACGCAAACGAGAGTACTGAAGGAATTTGAAACCAGAAGACAAGCGCGGCAAAAGGAGCGGACAACCGATGAAAAATAA
- a CDS encoding helix-turn-helix transcriptional regulator, translating to MNFNQLFFHIHYCNGRKYKEPLKPFRKITRTLPHHELIWVTEGAGRIKIGKRIYPIQKGMLYYIGRGMLHQIEPDSDKPSGFLTVHFSFAHVGLNDGIWAVEDDEEMLPLHPAYELRDAYPVQDLFQKLVDSWNVKLPGYEFTSKTLLQQLLIAIFQNIKKQSQNYATSLKVEKIIGYMHEHINDKVTLTDLSQLVQLTPAYLSRMFKETTGYSVIGYFNKIKMDKAKELLIEGDKKVKEVAQALGYADEFYFSRIFKKTEGMSPSEYYSKNVHGV from the coding sequence GTGAATTTCAATCAACTTTTTTTCCACATCCATTATTGTAATGGTCGAAAATACAAGGAACCGCTCAAGCCTTTCCGTAAAATAACGAGAACGCTGCCGCATCATGAGCTTATTTGGGTTACCGAGGGGGCTGGGCGGATCAAAATCGGCAAACGAATTTATCCGATCCAAAAAGGAATGCTGTATTATATCGGCCGAGGCATGCTGCATCAAATTGAGCCGGACTCTGACAAACCTTCGGGTTTCTTGACCGTCCATTTCAGCTTTGCGCATGTGGGATTGAATGATGGCATATGGGCAGTCGAAGACGATGAGGAAATGCTGCCCCTGCATCCGGCTTATGAATTAAGGGATGCTTATCCGGTGCAGGATCTGTTTCAAAAGCTGGTGGACAGCTGGAACGTCAAGCTTCCAGGGTACGAGTTTACGTCCAAAACCTTGCTGCAGCAGCTGCTTATCGCCATTTTCCAAAACATAAAAAAGCAAAGTCAAAATTATGCCACTTCCTTAAAGGTGGAAAAAATCATTGGGTACATGCATGAGCATATCAACGATAAGGTCACCTTGACCGATTTATCGCAGTTGGTGCAGCTGACGCCTGCGTATCTATCGAGGATGTTTAAGGAAACGACGGGTTACTCGGTCATCGGGTATTTTAATAAGATCAAAATGGATAAAGCGAAGGAACTGCTGATTGAAGGAGATAAAAAGGTAAAGGAAGTAGCCCAGGCGCTGGGATACGCGGATGAATTTTATTTCAGCCGCATATTCAAAAAAACCGAAGGGATGAGTCCATCGGAATATTACAGCAAAAATGTCCATGGAGTTTAG
- a CDS encoding TetR/AcrR family transcriptional regulator codes for MPRTQEENERIRQIAIEKIRHAAMELFMQKGYHATSIDDVAKQANISKGLLYNYFKGKEELLATMVQTRIDELVFVMNAASAIEKPAEQLKYIVEGAIDNVRQKPEVFRFYLHLQTQPESDEVLAKYSKLLIEENARQFNLQCEMFENLGVKEPRKRSLYFSSVLQGIMLMISTYPAQFPIEEMKAEIIREFCSS; via the coding sequence ATGCCGCGAACGCAAGAGGAAAATGAACGGATACGACAGATTGCCATAGAGAAAATTCGACATGCAGCAATGGAGCTGTTCATGCAAAAGGGGTATCATGCGACATCGATTGACGACGTAGCAAAGCAAGCGAACATCTCCAAAGGTTTGCTGTACAATTACTTCAAAGGGAAAGAGGAACTTCTCGCGACAATGGTTCAGACCAGAATCGATGAATTGGTTTTTGTGATGAATGCTGCGTCCGCTATCGAGAAACCTGCCGAGCAGCTCAAGTACATCGTCGAAGGTGCGATTGACAATGTGAGGCAAAAACCGGAGGTTTTCCGATTTTATCTTCATTTGCAGACCCAGCCTGAATCGGACGAAGTCCTTGCGAAATACAGTAAGCTCCTGATTGAGGAAAACGCGAGACAGTTCAATTTGCAATGCGAGATGTTCGAAAACCTCGGAGTCAAGGAGCCGAGAAAGCGGTCATTATACTTTTCATCCGTGCTGCAGGGGATCATGCTGATGATTTCGACCTATCCGGCACAATTTCCGATTGAAGAAATGAAGGCGGAAATCATTCGCGAATTTTGTTCATCATGA
- the rpoN gene encoding RNA polymerase factor sigma-54, translating into MLGYQLVQDQRLKLALTPELKQSIHILSLPADELIQYLHEQATENPVLELEDGWEARAYSGRIRRGEGMRLERDPLWNAAGTQDTMEEKLKSQLRLLSLPAEVYRAAAYMAGNLNDDGYLDIPLTEIRSMLNVSEAVLMAALESLQSLEPAGIAGRDLRECLLLQIARDPDSVPFAYEIVDNYLPELAHGNLERITSDLRISKEQATSASRYIRSLNPRPGLAMGAFNRQFIVPDAVVERHGDGFTVSLLSSNVPKLSISDEWRNWIKMRKPAEEGLQLNTCYKSAEWLVRSVEMRKLTLTRVVCAIMEEQQAFLSEGAKGLRPMTLNTISGKLDMHESTVSRAVHGKYVLTPYGVFPLKYFFAAGLSTSDGGGVSSRTVQAKIKELIDSEDKRYPYSDQKIADMLLAEGIRLSRRTVTKYREELRILSSSARRDRK; encoded by the coding sequence TTGTTAGGGTATCAATTGGTGCAGGACCAACGCCTCAAGCTGGCGCTTACTCCTGAACTGAAGCAATCCATTCATATATTGTCATTGCCTGCCGATGAACTGATACAATATTTGCATGAACAGGCGACCGAAAATCCGGTGCTCGAGCTTGAGGACGGCTGGGAAGCCCGGGCATACAGCGGAAGGATCAGACGCGGCGAAGGGATGCGATTGGAGCGGGATCCGCTTTGGAACGCAGCCGGGACGCAGGATACGATGGAGGAGAAGCTGAAGAGCCAGCTGCGCCTCCTCTCGCTCCCTGCGGAAGTATATCGTGCGGCTGCATATATGGCCGGGAATTTGAATGACGACGGTTATTTGGACATTCCATTGACGGAAATCCGTTCGATGTTAAATGTTTCGGAAGCGGTCCTTATGGCCGCGCTTGAGTCGCTGCAATCCCTGGAACCTGCCGGCATAGCCGGCAGGGATCTGCGGGAATGCCTGCTGCTGCAGATTGCCCGCGATCCGGATTCCGTCCCGTTTGCTTATGAAATCGTAGATAATTATTTGCCGGAATTGGCTCATGGCAACTTGGAACGTATAACCTCGGATTTGCGGATTTCGAAGGAACAGGCAACCAGCGCCTCCCGATATATCCGCAGCTTGAATCCGCGTCCCGGGCTGGCCATGGGAGCTTTCAATCGGCAGTTTATCGTCCCGGATGCCGTTGTCGAGCGACACGGGGACGGATTTACGGTCTCCTTGCTTTCTTCAAATGTTCCCAAGCTGTCGATTAGCGATGAATGGCGGAACTGGATCAAAATGCGCAAACCGGCAGAGGAAGGGCTGCAATTAAACACATGCTACAAGTCGGCTGAGTGGCTAGTCCGCAGCGTAGAGATGCGGAAATTAACTTTGACGAGGGTTGTATGCGCTATCATGGAGGAGCAGCAAGCATTTCTGTCAGAAGGAGCGAAAGGCCTGCGGCCCATGACCTTAAACACGATCTCGGGCAAGCTGGATATGCATGAATCGACGGTCAGCCGCGCGGTTCACGGCAAATACGTGCTCACTCCGTACGGCGTGTTTCCCTTGAAGTATTTTTTTGCGGCCGGCTTGTCAACTTCAGACGGGGGTGGAGTATCCTCACGGACGGTGCAAGCGAAGATCAAGGAGCTTATCGATTCCGAGGATAAAAGATATCCATACTCCGACCAGAAAATCGCCGATATGCTTTTAGCGGAAGGAATACGGTTGTCGCGCAGAACGGTCACCAAATACCGGGAAGAATTAAGGATTTTATCTTCTTCGGCCCGCAGGGATCGAAAATGA
- a CDS encoding proline dehydrogenase family protein has translation MDRTELYRKVLLSIAGNKLVEKLSLKYGKKLAGKFIAGDTLAEALAEIEKLNGKGIMVTLDHLGEGIKALSEASGYKEEYIRLIDGIAERGVNSNVSLKPTQMGLALDPEACYNNIRAVVSQAAKHNNFVRIDMEDSPFTQATIDIVLRLHAEGLTNVGTVIQAYLFRTEDDVKKLIETKVNLRLVKGAYKEPGSVAYQQMSEVIENYKKIIRMHLDQGVYTAIASHDDRVINWVKEYASQNGISKDAFEFQMLYGLRMNDQELLAKEGYRIRCYMPYGTMWYPYYTRRLAEKPANLWMVVKNMFK, from the coding sequence GTGGATCGTACCGAATTATACCGGAAAGTGCTGCTCTCGATTGCCGGCAACAAGCTGGTCGAGAAGCTGTCTCTTAAATACGGAAAGAAACTGGCTGGCAAATTTATTGCAGGGGATACCTTGGCTGAAGCGCTCGCCGAAATCGAAAAACTGAATGGAAAAGGCATTATGGTTACTCTGGATCACTTGGGGGAAGGCATAAAAGCTTTGTCCGAAGCATCCGGTTACAAGGAAGAATATATTCGGTTGATTGACGGCATCGCGGAGCGGGGCGTAAACTCCAACGTTTCGCTGAAACCGACCCAAATGGGGCTCGCTCTCGATCCGGAAGCTTGCTATAACAATATACGGGCCGTGGTCAGCCAAGCCGCGAAACACAATAACTTTGTCCGAATCGACATGGAAGACTCGCCGTTTACCCAAGCAACGATCGATATCGTTCTCCGCCTGCACGCTGAAGGTTTGACCAATGTCGGCACCGTTATTCAGGCTTATTTATTCCGTACGGAAGATGACGTAAAGAAATTAATCGAAACCAAAGTCAATCTGCGTCTGGTCAAAGGAGCTTACAAGGAACCGGGATCGGTTGCTTATCAGCAAATGAGCGAAGTCATCGAAAACTACAAGAAGATCATCCGCATGCATCTGGACCAGGGCGTTTATACCGCCATTGCCTCCCATGATGACCGTGTCATCAATTGGGTGAAAGAATACGCAAGCCAAAACGGCATCTCCAAGGACGCCTTTGAATTTCAAATGCTTTATGGTTTGCGGATGAATGACCAGGAGCTTCTTGCCAAAGAAGGGTACCGGATTCGCTGCTACATGCCGTACGGCACCATGTGGTACCCCTACTATACGCGCCGCCTGGCCGAAAAACCGGCTAATCTATGGATGGTCGTCAAAAACATGTTTAAATAA